One Pectobacterium polaris DNA window includes the following coding sequences:
- a CDS encoding SDR family NAD(P)-dependent oxidoreductase: protein MTKASVLITGASTGIGAVYAERFARRGHDLVLVARDKAKLETLANRLRQENGISVDVLPADLTQPSDLAVVEARLREDAQIGILINNAGIAQSGSFTEQTPDSIERLIALNVTALTRLASAVAPRFVQAGEGSIVNISSIVGLAPEFAMTVYGATKAFVLFLSQGMSLELSPKGIYVQAVLPAGTYTEIWDRAGIDISNSPKFMEVGELVDAALVGFDRRELVTIPPLHNAARWDTLDASRQVLLSDIKQDETAERYKAL from the coding sequence ATGACTAAAGCTTCAGTTCTCATTACAGGCGCATCAACGGGTATTGGCGCGGTTTACGCTGAACGGTTCGCCCGCCGAGGCCACGATCTTGTGCTGGTCGCCCGCGACAAAGCAAAGTTAGAGACACTTGCCAATCGTCTGCGACAGGAAAATGGCATTTCTGTCGATGTTTTGCCTGCTGACCTCACGCAACCGAGTGATTTAGCCGTGGTCGAAGCTCGCCTGCGTGAAGATGCGCAGATTGGCATTCTTATTAATAACGCGGGTATCGCACAGTCTGGCAGTTTTACAGAGCAGACGCCTGATTCGATAGAACGCCTTATCGCGCTTAACGTCACCGCCCTGACCAGACTGGCCAGTGCCGTGGCACCACGATTTGTGCAAGCGGGTGAAGGTTCGATCGTCAACATCAGTTCCATCGTCGGGCTCGCCCCAGAATTTGCAATGACGGTTTACGGCGCAACGAAAGCCTTTGTTCTTTTCTTATCTCAGGGAATGAGTCTTGAGCTATCGCCCAAAGGTATTTATGTCCAGGCGGTACTTCCTGCCGGTACTTATACGGAAATCTGGGACCGTGCAGGTATCGACATCAGTAATTCTCCAAAATTCATGGAAGTGGGCGAGTTAGTGGATGCCGCACTGGTTGGCTTTGATCGTCGGGAGCTTGTCACTATTCCACCTTTACATAATGCTGCACGCTGGGACACCCTCGATGCTTCGCGTCAGGTTTTGCTTTCAGACATCAAACAAGATGAAACTGCAGAGCGATATAAAGCCCTTTAG
- a CDS encoding oxidoreductase — translation MTNKRVALVTGASSGIGEASANKLLAAGYTVYGTSRRGSQAGKHSFPLLALDVTDDASVQAVIDELLRREGRIDILVNNAGFGIAPAAAEESSIEQAKSLFDTNFLGIVRLTRAVVPHMRRQGSGRIINIGSILGTIPLPYVALYAASKHAVKGYSGSLDHELRTQGIRVSVIEPAYIKTQFEVNNIEPDAKLDEYESIRAKLTKVVGKAMAEAESPERVADVVVKAAQSSQPKLRYTAGKLAGQLNFLLRFAPAKFLDKVVRNSLQLDTTG, via the coding sequence ATGACAAATAAACGTGTAGCGCTTGTGACGGGGGCCTCATCAGGAATTGGCGAGGCATCGGCTAACAAACTATTAGCCGCGGGGTATACGGTCTATGGCACGAGTCGACGCGGCTCTCAGGCCGGTAAACATTCCTTTCCTTTATTGGCACTTGATGTCACCGATGACGCGTCCGTACAGGCCGTTATTGATGAGCTGCTGCGGCGGGAAGGCCGGATCGATATTTTGGTGAATAATGCAGGCTTTGGTATTGCGCCGGCGGCAGCAGAAGAAAGTTCGATCGAACAGGCTAAGAGCCTTTTCGACACGAATTTCCTCGGTATAGTCCGGTTGACTCGAGCGGTCGTTCCCCACATGCGCCGTCAGGGCAGCGGTCGCATCATCAACATCGGTTCGATATTGGGAACGATTCCGTTGCCGTATGTGGCACTTTATGCAGCCAGTAAACATGCGGTCAAAGGGTATTCGGGATCGCTGGATCATGAACTACGGACTCAAGGCATAAGAGTGTCTGTGATCGAACCTGCGTACATAAAAACCCAATTTGAAGTCAATAATATAGAACCAGACGCGAAGCTTGATGAGTATGAAAGTATTCGGGCTAAGTTGACGAAAGTTGTTGGTAAAGCGATGGCTGAGGCGGAAAGCCCCGAGAGGGTGGCGGACGTCGTCGTTAAAGCGGCTCAGAGTTCACAGCCTAAGTTGCGCTACACGGCGGGGAAATTGGCTGGTCAGTTGAATTTTTTGCTTAGATTTGCGCCCGCAAAATTCCTCGACAAAGTGGTGCGTAATAGTCTTCAGCTTGATACGACAGGATAA
- a CDS encoding NADP-dependent oxidoreductase has protein sequence MNNKTMKAFTFKRYGKHPELGFDDVDYPSLNADEILVNVYAVGLNPIDNMIPTGIFKPVLHFTLPATLGSDLSGVVIAVGSSVTRFAPGDEIFASIFDRGTGSLAEFAVVPENAAAMKPENLDFVQAASLPMVSLTSWQALIERAKLQPGQKVLIPAGSGGIGTFAIQLAKHLGATVGTTTSTGNVEWVSHLGADEVVDYKKQDFENVLSGYDIVLGTLRGDAIEKSINTLKPGGIIVSLIGPLDAAFARARRVNFFLTFVFWLMSLKIMRLSKKRGTAYTFHFVRPDGAQLTQIGKLLETEQIKPVIDKVFSFAETKDALTYLAQGHAKGKVVIKMQG, from the coding sequence ATGAATAATAAGACGATGAAAGCCTTCACGTTTAAACGTTATGGTAAGCATCCTGAATTGGGATTCGATGACGTAGATTATCCTTCGCTCAACGCTGATGAAATCTTGGTTAACGTTTACGCTGTGGGGCTAAACCCTATCGACAATATGATCCCTACCGGAATATTTAAGCCCGTTCTGCATTTTACGCTCCCTGCAACATTGGGCAGTGACCTGTCTGGTGTCGTCATCGCGGTAGGGAGCAGTGTGACTCGTTTCGCGCCAGGCGATGAAATTTTTGCCAGCATTTTCGATAGGGGAACGGGCTCTCTCGCCGAATTTGCCGTGGTGCCTGAGAACGCTGCGGCCATGAAACCAGAAAATCTGGATTTTGTGCAGGCGGCTTCGCTCCCGATGGTGAGCCTCACATCCTGGCAGGCACTGATCGAGCGCGCTAAACTCCAGCCTGGTCAGAAGGTTTTGATCCCAGCAGGTTCGGGGGGCATTGGTACCTTTGCAATCCAACTGGCGAAGCACCTTGGGGCAACGGTGGGAACGACCACGAGTACAGGCAATGTTGAATGGGTAAGTCATCTTGGCGCAGATGAAGTAGTTGACTATAAAAAGCAAGACTTCGAAAACGTGCTGAGCGGCTACGATATTGTACTTGGCACTCTCAGAGGTGATGCGATTGAAAAATCTATCAACACGCTTAAGCCTGGAGGCATCATTGTTTCTCTCATCGGGCCGTTAGATGCCGCGTTCGCACGGGCTCGGCGAGTAAACTTTTTTCTGACTTTCGTTTTCTGGTTGATGAGCCTAAAGATTATGCGCCTTTCGAAAAAGCGGGGCACGGCCTACACATTTCATTTCGTTCGACCTGATGGTGCTCAACTGACCCAAATTGGCAAACTCCTTGAAACGGAACAAATCAAGCCAGTGATTGACAAGGTATTTTCTTTTGCTGAAACAAAAGATGCACTTACCTATCTTGCCCAAGGGCATGCAAAGGGAAAAGTTGTCATCAAGATGCAGGGGTAA
- a CDS encoding AraC family transcriptional regulator, with product MMRVSMANSIARRVEGNKDCLCSINNLILFRRNAPVPPTLCLVETSIVLAVQGEKQMLVAGESYAYNASRFLITSLDIPAYSQVLEANPEKPCLGLSFKLDLRLMAELMAQGDVHLPAERSSDYDVGIGLGAVTPALLEPFKRLIDLLDDPDSIPVLAPLIVREIHYRLLRSDQGARLWQIACVGSQGHRVARAIDWLKLNYSKTLRIEELAAHLQMSTSSLYQHFRQLTAMSPLQYQKWLRLSEARRLMFSEGMNAASAAFQVGYESPSQFSREYTALFGTPPKRDIEGLRRQFSGQLS from the coding sequence ATGATGCGTGTATCGATGGCAAACAGCATAGCGCGTCGAGTAGAAGGCAATAAAGATTGCCTGTGCAGTATTAACAATCTAATCCTTTTTCGCCGTAATGCACCTGTGCCACCCACTCTCTGCCTTGTTGAGACAAGTATTGTTCTGGCTGTACAGGGGGAAAAGCAAATGCTGGTAGCAGGCGAAAGTTATGCTTACAACGCCTCTCGCTTCCTCATCACATCGCTTGATATTCCTGCTTATTCTCAGGTGTTGGAGGCAAACCCAGAAAAACCCTGTCTAGGGTTGTCGTTCAAACTTGATTTACGCCTTATGGCCGAATTAATGGCTCAAGGTGACGTTCATCTGCCCGCCGAGCGCTCCAGTGATTATGATGTCGGCATTGGCTTGGGAGCGGTGACACCCGCGTTATTGGAGCCTTTCAAACGTCTGATTGACCTGTTAGACGATCCCGACTCAATTCCTGTGTTGGCACCGTTGATTGTACGAGAAATTCACTATCGCCTACTGCGTAGCGATCAAGGGGCACGACTGTGGCAGATAGCCTGTGTCGGTAGCCAAGGGCACCGAGTTGCCCGGGCGATTGATTGGTTGAAATTAAACTACAGTAAGACGCTGCGTATTGAAGAGCTTGCTGCGCATTTACAAATGAGTACGTCCAGTTTATATCAACATTTTCGCCAACTGACAGCGATGAGCCCATTACAATACCAGAAATGGTTACGCCTCAGCGAGGCCAGACGCCTGATGTTTAGTGAGGGGATGAATGCGGCAAGTGCAGCCTTTCAGGTAGGCTATGAGAGTCCGTCACAATTCAGCCGTGAATATACCGCGCTTTTCGGAACGCCGCCAAAACGAGATATCGAAGGGCTGCGACGACAGTTTAGTGGTCAGCTTTCTTAA
- a CDS encoding TetR/AcrR family transcriptional regulator, with translation MKVSKEQVRENRMRIVETASVLFRERGYDGVGIAELMSAAGLTHGGFYKHFSSKADLMSEAMSCGFSHSIENTVGVDMAGFVEQYLSRKHRDSMGTGCVMSALGVDSARQSASIKESFAAGIENQLATLESENGSGDDVRAERISTLAHLVGALMLSRACPDDSALADEILAVCRSRILSQEALFPGK, from the coding sequence ATGAAAGTTTCGAAAGAGCAGGTTCGCGAAAATCGAATGCGTATCGTTGAGACGGCCTCGGTGCTGTTTCGTGAGCGGGGGTATGACGGAGTGGGTATAGCGGAACTCATGTCAGCCGCAGGTTTAACGCACGGCGGATTTTACAAACACTTTAGCTCCAAGGCAGATTTGATGTCGGAAGCGATGAGCTGCGGTTTTTCGCATTCGATAGAAAATACCGTGGGTGTCGATATGGCGGGTTTTGTAGAGCAATATCTCTCCCGCAAGCATCGTGATTCGATGGGAACTGGCTGTGTGATGTCAGCGCTTGGTGTGGATTCAGCACGCCAGTCAGCATCCATTAAGGAAAGTTTCGCGGCTGGAATTGAGAATCAACTGGCAACATTAGAAAGCGAGAATGGGTCGGGAGACGACGTGCGCGCCGAAAGAATTAGCACCCTTGCTCACCTTGTCGGCGCTCTGATGTTATCGCGTGCCTGCCCAGATGATTCCGCCCTCGCCGATGAGATTCTAGCGGTTTGCCGCTCACGTATTCTCAGTCAGGAAGCACTCTTTCCCGGCAAGTGA
- a CDS encoding NAD(P)H-dependent oxidoreductase, translating into MKTLVIVSHPYASQSRVIKMLQQTVEARNDIVVRNLESLYGNTISEFDVVAEQAASEDADRIVFMYPTHWFNLTPNLKAYLNEVWTYGWAFGPGGEALKGKEMLVVTTAGASEHLYSHDGLIDSTMDGVLTPMKASARYVGMKYVEPLAFFEVTQADKETLLDFQTKLSARLQF; encoded by the coding sequence ATGAAAACGTTAGTTATCGTTTCTCACCCTTACGCTTCTCAATCACGGGTAATTAAAATGCTTCAACAAACTGTTGAAGCGCGAAACGACATTGTCGTTCGTAATCTCGAATCTCTTTATGGTAATACCATCAGTGAGTTTGATGTTGTGGCAGAACAAGCGGCCAGTGAAGACGCGGACCGCATCGTGTTCATGTACCCAACCCACTGGTTCAACCTTACTCCGAATCTTAAAGCTTATCTTAACGAAGTCTGGACTTATGGCTGGGCATTTGGTCCGGGGGGAGAGGCGCTTAAAGGTAAAGAAATGCTAGTGGTAACCACTGCCGGTGCCAGTGAGCATCTGTATTCCCATGATGGTTTGATTGACAGTACGATGGATGGCGTGCTCACCCCAATGAAGGCCAGTGCACGGTATGTGGGGATGAAGTACGTCGAACCTCTTGCATTCTTTGAAGTTACTCAAGCGGATAAAGAGACCTTATTAGATTTTCAGACTAAGCTCTCAGCGAGACTCCAATTCTGA
- a CDS encoding NAD(P)-dependent alcohol dehydrogenase, with protein sequence MSENKDLSRRDFVIRSGAVIGAGLLMGSPIGALAANSKDLNIKSRGYAAFDTSGKLAPWSFERRPVGDNDILIETKYASICHSDIHQMKGHWGVQKYPQVSGHEIVGVVAAVGKNVTRFKVGDRAGVGCMVNSTLPRNELATLENVEQYNPATIFTYGFPEKDSPTGISQGGYSTNIVVRDHFVVHIPDNISFEEAAPLLCAGITTYSPLMKANIGKGMKVGVAGIGGLGHMAIKLAVAKGAEVYAFTTSASKTQDILSFGAKEVIVVDDLSKMKPYQGTLDYMISTIPYQYDVAAYASVVKPYGTFTQVGMPEGFQLTLSALGLAASRVNFNASMIGGMKETQEVVDYCANNKILPKIQIIKAEQINEAWDNVFNKKARYRYVIDTATI encoded by the coding sequence ATGAGCGAAAATAAAGACCTAAGCCGCCGAGATTTTGTCATTCGTTCTGGTGCCGTGATTGGTGCAGGCCTGCTGATGGGGAGTCCGATAGGAGCTCTTGCCGCAAACAGCAAAGATCTGAATATCAAATCTCGTGGTTATGCTGCTTTTGATACCTCAGGGAAACTTGCACCCTGGTCGTTCGAACGCCGTCCAGTCGGTGATAACGATATTCTGATAGAAACGAAATACGCCAGTATCTGTCATTCCGACATCCACCAGATGAAAGGCCACTGGGGAGTACAGAAATACCCTCAAGTTTCCGGACACGAAATCGTCGGTGTGGTCGCCGCAGTCGGAAAAAACGTCACACGCTTTAAAGTCGGCGATCGTGCAGGGGTTGGCTGCATGGTTAACAGTACGCTGCCTCGTAATGAACTGGCAACACTGGAAAACGTTGAACAGTATAACCCTGCGACCATTTTCACCTACGGTTTCCCGGAAAAAGACTCACCGACAGGTATCTCTCAAGGGGGATATTCGACGAATATCGTTGTGCGCGACCATTTTGTCGTACATATTCCAGACAATATTAGTTTTGAAGAAGCTGCGCCGTTGTTGTGTGCAGGTATTACTACCTACTCCCCATTGATGAAAGCGAACATCGGCAAAGGTATGAAGGTAGGCGTGGCAGGTATCGGCGGCCTGGGACACATGGCGATAAAACTTGCCGTTGCCAAAGGCGCTGAAGTTTACGCTTTCACGACTTCAGCATCAAAGACCCAAGATATTTTGTCCTTTGGCGCGAAAGAAGTGATCGTAGTGGATGACCTTAGCAAAATGAAGCCGTATCAGGGAACGCTGGATTATATGATTTCCACTATCCCTTATCAGTATGATGTCGCCGCCTATGCTTCGGTAGTGAAACCTTACGGCACGTTTACCCAGGTTGGTATGCCTGAAGGTTTTCAACTAACACTGAGTGCACTTGGGCTTGCAGCCTCCAGAGTGAATTTTAATGCCTCAATGATCGGCGGTATGAAAGAAACACAGGAAGTCGTTGACTACTGTGCCAATAATAAAATTTTACCGAAAATTCAGATTATCAAGGCAGAGCAAATTAATGAGGCGTGGGATAATGTATTCAATAAGAAAGCTCGTTATCGCTATGTGATAGATACAGCAACAATATAA
- a CDS encoding iron-containing alcohol dehydrogenase, which produces MQNFVYQNTAKILFGRDQISSLSQEIALDKRVMIVYGGGSVKRNGVLKRVKDALQNTIVFEFGGVEANPHYETLMKAVDIVKQEKIDFLLAVGGGSVIDGTKFIAAAACYEGDAWDIVKSYGSVVEKALPIGCVLTLAATGSEMNNVSVVTKAATKDKLFFASPYIMPQFSILEPELTFTLPENQTANGVIDAFVHILEQYITYPVNAKVQDRLAEGLLNTLKEEGPKVLVSPEDYDARANIMWSATMALNGLLSTGTPADWATHLIGQEITGLYGLDHAQTLAIVMPAIWQYCRSEKAEKLAQYGTRVWDIPASDTDTMAEQAIQATIKFFEEMGVKTHLSDYGLGEEIIPEVINKLEEHGHVALGEHSAITTEKVGEILRLAL; this is translated from the coding sequence ATGCAAAATTTTGTTTACCAAAATACCGCCAAAATTCTATTTGGTAGAGATCAGATCTCTAGCCTTTCCCAAGAGATTGCGCTAGATAAACGAGTCATGATCGTTTATGGAGGAGGGAGTGTTAAAAGAAATGGCGTTTTAAAACGAGTTAAAGACGCACTGCAAAATACAATTGTATTCGAGTTCGGTGGTGTCGAAGCTAATCCGCACTATGAAACGCTTATGAAAGCGGTGGATATTGTTAAGCAAGAAAAAATTGACTTCCTTTTAGCTGTTGGTGGCGGTTCAGTCATTGACGGCACAAAATTTATTGCAGCAGCAGCCTGTTATGAAGGTGATGCCTGGGATATTGTCAAAAGTTATGGCAGCGTTGTGGAAAAAGCCCTGCCGATTGGCTGCGTACTTACTCTCGCGGCTACTGGTTCAGAAATGAATAATGTTTCTGTTGTCACAAAGGCTGCGACAAAAGATAAACTTTTTTTTGCATCGCCTTATATTATGCCTCAGTTCTCTATATTGGAGCCTGAACTCACTTTTACGCTACCTGAAAACCAGACAGCTAATGGTGTGATTGATGCATTTGTTCATATTCTTGAGCAGTACATAACGTACCCAGTGAATGCAAAAGTACAGGACCGTCTTGCGGAGGGGCTGCTGAATACACTCAAAGAAGAAGGTCCAAAAGTATTAGTATCCCCAGAAGATTATGATGCCAGAGCAAATATTATGTGGTCGGCTACGATGGCACTTAACGGCCTGCTCAGTACAGGCACGCCTGCTGACTGGGCTACTCACTTAATTGGGCAGGAAATTACTGGGCTGTATGGTCTCGATCATGCTCAAACATTAGCTATCGTTATGCCTGCTATCTGGCAATATTGCCGTTCAGAAAAGGCGGAAAAACTTGCTCAGTATGGCACCAGAGTTTGGGATATACCGGCTTCTGATACTGACACAATGGCCGAGCAAGCTATTCAGGCGACCATTAAATTCTTTGAGGAAATGGGAGTAAAAACGCATTTGTCTGACTATGGACTGGGTGAGGAAATTATTCCTGAAGTTATTAATAAACTTGAAGAACATGGGCATGTTGCTTTAGGCGAGCACTCTGCTATCACGACTGAGAAGGTTGGGGAAATTCTGAGACTGGCTCTTTAA
- a CDS encoding LysR family transcriptional regulator: MELSQRVRAILSFVEASDVGSFASAARSLGISSAAVSKNVASLEQVLGIRLMNRTTRKLSLTDEGKLFLKQARIAIDALDTAVDAVVARKMEISGHVRISTSAAFGREQVLPVLSGLRARYPSLSVEVDFDDRMVDLIRDGYDLAIRGGRIVDSTLISRPVCQLGMILVASPEYLKNYGAPQSPQELSKHHLIARRFLGGKVSPWGFRSEDGSLTTMEPDNAVITISAPEAQVQAACLGLGIAQVGVHHALRYLKEGSLKIVLMGKHDPGNYEMVIQYPHRALIAPRVHATVDYLLTAFREDPSLNYPFDQLKIYCENVKKDNLSE; encoded by the coding sequence ATGGAACTTTCACAACGTGTCCGAGCCATACTTTCATTTGTCGAAGCCTCTGATGTCGGGAGCTTTGCATCAGCAGCTCGCTCGTTAGGGATAAGCTCGGCAGCGGTCAGTAAAAATGTGGCGAGTCTTGAGCAGGTTTTGGGTATACGCCTGATGAACAGGACAACCCGTAAACTGAGCCTCACCGATGAGGGAAAACTCTTTCTTAAGCAAGCGCGTATTGCTATTGATGCTCTGGATACTGCGGTTGATGCTGTCGTCGCGAGAAAAATGGAAATTAGTGGGCATGTTCGTATTTCAACCAGTGCAGCATTCGGACGGGAGCAAGTGTTACCCGTGCTTTCAGGGTTACGAGCCCGCTATCCATCTCTGTCCGTGGAGGTCGATTTTGATGACAGAATGGTAGATCTGATCCGTGATGGATATGATCTGGCCATCAGGGGAGGACGCATCGTCGATTCGACACTGATATCTCGCCCAGTCTGTCAATTAGGTATGATTCTCGTCGCCTCTCCTGAGTATCTTAAAAACTATGGAGCCCCTCAGTCCCCCCAAGAGCTAAGCAAACATCACTTGATAGCTCGTCGCTTTTTAGGTGGAAAGGTCTCGCCATGGGGATTTCGCTCAGAAGATGGCAGCCTGACAACCATGGAACCCGACAATGCTGTTATTACTATTTCCGCACCGGAAGCTCAAGTTCAAGCAGCCTGTCTGGGACTCGGCATTGCTCAGGTTGGGGTTCATCACGCGCTTCGCTATCTAAAAGAAGGGTCGTTGAAAATAGTGCTTATGGGCAAACACGATCCAGGGAATTACGAGATGGTTATTCAGTACCCACACAGAGCGCTTATAGCACCTCGTGTACACGCAACGGTAGATTATTTATTAACTGCTTTCCGTGAAGATCCGTCTCTCAATTATCCCTTTGACCAACTTAAGATTTACTGCGAAAACGTCAAAAAAGATAATCTTTCGGAATGA
- a CDS encoding alkene reductase, translating to MTNRQLFQPYNLGPLTLTNHIVMAPLTRNRAGKGLVPSELAATYYAQRATAGLLITEATQISAQAQGYQDTPGIYTPAQIEGWRKVTDAVHAKGGHIFVQLWHVGRISHVDLQPGGAAPVAPSAIRAETKTFVNNGFSDVSEPRALELGEIKSIIDDFRKAAANAIAAGFDGVEIHGANGYLLEQFLKDGANQRTDEYGGSVENRARLLLEVTAAVKEEIGADRTGVRISPVSPANAISCSDPQPQYDYVADQLNALGIVYLHVVEGATGGPRDASPFDYDSLRRRFKNTYIGNNGYDLTLASTHLSEGKTDLFAFGRPFISNPDLVERLKTGAPLASLNPETLYGGGAAGYTDYPSLTETSK from the coding sequence ATGACGAACCGACAATTATTCCAACCCTATAATCTTGGGCCATTAACACTCACCAACCACATTGTGATGGCACCGTTAACACGCAATCGTGCCGGAAAAGGTCTGGTACCTAGCGAACTGGCAGCAACGTATTACGCGCAGCGTGCCACTGCCGGTCTGTTGATTACTGAAGCTACGCAGATCTCCGCACAAGCGCAGGGCTATCAAGATACCCCGGGGATCTACACGCCAGCGCAAATTGAAGGATGGCGTAAAGTGACTGACGCGGTTCATGCCAAAGGCGGGCATATCTTCGTACAGCTATGGCACGTAGGGCGTATATCCCATGTCGACTTACAACCAGGTGGCGCAGCGCCAGTTGCCCCTTCAGCCATTCGTGCCGAGACTAAAACGTTTGTGAACAATGGATTCTCGGACGTCTCTGAGCCACGTGCGCTCGAACTGGGAGAAATAAAAAGCATTATCGACGATTTCAGGAAGGCAGCAGCCAACGCGATTGCCGCTGGATTTGATGGTGTTGAGATTCACGGTGCGAATGGTTACCTGCTGGAACAGTTCCTTAAAGACGGTGCCAATCAGCGTACAGATGAGTACGGCGGTTCTGTCGAGAATCGTGCGCGCCTGCTGTTAGAAGTCACCGCCGCCGTTAAAGAGGAGATTGGTGCCGATCGCACGGGTGTGCGCATTTCACCGGTTTCCCCTGCTAATGCGATTTCTTGCAGCGATCCGCAGCCACAATATGACTATGTCGCTGATCAACTCAATGCATTAGGCATCGTGTATCTCCACGTCGTTGAAGGCGCTACGGGCGGCCCGCGTGATGCATCACCGTTTGATTACGATTCTCTGCGTCGACGCTTTAAAAATACCTACATTGGTAATAACGGCTATGACCTGACGCTGGCTTCAACTCACCTCTCTGAAGGCAAAACCGATCTGTTCGCGTTCGGTCGTCCGTTCATCTCCAACCCGGATCTGGTCGAAAGACTGAAGACGGGCGCGCCTCTGGCCTCACTCAATCCTGAAACACTTTATGGCGGTGGCGCAGCGGGATATACCGATTACCCGTCGCTTACCGAGACCAGCAAGTAA
- a CDS encoding NAD(P)H-dependent oxidoreductase → MNKMKLILSGFISFQILLIGLFSVNASIAADNVHRSAIKTLVIVSHPYPERSVMIKGLQQAAESVEGVTVRNLETIYGYDTRGIDSNKEKLLTRQNERIVFLFPTHWFNITPMMKAYLNDVWGSVGPGLWQGKEMLIVTTAAGDESTYGSSGRIGMSLAEVFAPMKASALHAGMVYLPPLTFQSVSSSRLPEYQKEFIQRLEK, encoded by the coding sequence ATGAATAAAATGAAGTTAATTTTATCCGGGTTTATTTCTTTTCAAATACTTCTCATCGGGTTGTTTTCTGTCAACGCATCAATTGCTGCAGATAACGTTCATCGTTCAGCAATAAAAACACTTGTGATTGTTTCACATCCTTACCCAGAACGCTCTGTGATGATAAAAGGATTACAGCAGGCTGCAGAAAGTGTTGAAGGTGTGACTGTTAGAAATTTAGAAACTATTTATGGCTATGATACTCGTGGTATTGATAGCAATAAAGAAAAACTGCTTACACGCCAGAATGAACGCATTGTTTTTCTTTTCCCTACGCATTGGTTCAACATAACGCCTATGATGAAAGCGTATCTAAACGACGTTTGGGGAAGTGTAGGGCCGGGACTCTGGCAGGGCAAAGAAATGTTAATTGTAACGACTGCCGCAGGTGATGAAAGCACTTATGGTAGTTCAGGAAGGATTGGCATGAGTCTGGCAGAGGTTTTTGCACCAATGAAGGCCAGTGCACTGCATGCTGGAATGGTCTATTTACCGCCGTTAACATTCCAATCTGTCAGTTCTTCACGACTGCCTGAATATCAAAAAGAATTTATACAGCGGCTTGAGAAATAG
- a CDS encoding LysR family transcriptional regulator, whose translation MDELKVFLSVARQRSFTKAAAELGVTPSAVSHAMKSLEERLGIRLLARTTRSISTTEAGERLSNEIGPLLEQVDDAIGRLSELREKPTGTLRITASDDVIQYLVRPILPEFFARYPDIQIEVGIDYGFTDIVEQRFDAGIRPGDSLNSDMIAARISHDWRQLLVASPGYFSRYPKPRTPQDLLTHNCINVRYSDTSGLYAWEFEKGEQKFSLKVKGLYTVNSTIHQLDASLDGIGIAYIPEYVADDYIKQGKLISVLPEWSPYFDGFHIFYPHRRKDSPAFMAFVQVLRDRYTTGVR comes from the coding sequence GTGGATGAACTAAAAGTCTTTTTAAGCGTAGCCAGACAGCGTAGCTTTACTAAAGCAGCCGCTGAATTGGGTGTCACACCTTCAGCTGTCAGCCATGCAATGAAGTCACTAGAGGAACGACTGGGTATCAGACTGCTGGCGAGAACCACCCGCAGCATCTCGACAACAGAGGCGGGGGAAAGATTAAGCAATGAAATAGGCCCCTTGCTTGAGCAAGTGGATGATGCGATAGGTCGGCTAAGCGAACTTAGGGAGAAGCCGACAGGAACGCTCCGTATCACTGCTTCTGATGACGTTATACAGTATCTCGTCAGACCTATTTTACCCGAATTTTTTGCTCGCTACCCTGATATCCAAATTGAGGTTGGAATTGACTACGGTTTCACTGATATTGTGGAACAGCGTTTTGATGCTGGTATTCGTCCCGGAGATTCCCTCAATAGCGATATGATTGCGGCTCGAATAAGCCATGACTGGCGTCAACTCTTAGTTGCCTCACCAGGATATTTTAGCCGATATCCTAAACCCCGAACGCCGCAGGATTTGCTAACCCATAATTGCATTAATGTCCGCTATTCAGATACTAGTGGCCTTTATGCATGGGAGTTTGAAAAAGGCGAGCAAAAGTTCAGTCTCAAAGTCAAAGGCTTGTACACTGTCAACAGTACCATTCATCAATTAGATGCTTCTCTTGATGGCATTGGTATTGCGTATATACCTGAATATGTAGCTGATGATTATATTAAACAAGGAAAACTGATTTCAGTCTTACCTGAATGGTCTCCATACTTTGATGGATTTCATATTTTTTATCCACATCGCAGAAAAGATTCACCAGCATTTATGGCTTTTGTTCAGGTTTTGCGCGATAGATACACTACGGGAGTACGGTAA